Proteins from one Acidimicrobiales bacterium genomic window:
- a CDS encoding GDP-mannose 4,6-dehydratase — protein sequence VATGQTHTIRELLDVAFGAVGIDDWGPFVTTDRRFLRPAEVDVLIGDATKARSQLGWEPTLDFQTLIKVMVDHDLELEARKARDR from the coding sequence GGTCGCGACGGGCCAGACCCACACCATCCGCGAGCTGCTGGACGTCGCGTTCGGCGCCGTAGGCATCGACGACTGGGGGCCGTTCGTGACCACCGACCGCCGGTTCCTCCGTCCCGCCGAGGTGGATGTCCTGATCGGCGACGCCACCAAGGCCCGGAGCCAGCTGGGCTGGGAGCCGACGCTCGACTTTCAGACGCTCATCAAGGTGATGGTCGACCACGACCTCGAGCTCGAGGCCCGAAAGGCGCGCGACCGCTAG